Proteins encoded by one window of Musa acuminata AAA Group cultivar baxijiao chromosome BXJ2-9, Cavendish_Baxijiao_AAA, whole genome shotgun sequence:
- the LOC135623289 gene encoding uncharacterized protein LOC135623289, which translates to MSFLLRSGGRHRLLLLSSSSSSSAIRCLRRFSPAGAAAKDDSDDLEPIDPRKLPADYDLATFDPAAPRRSPPTERVWRLVDEIAALSLADVAELSCILRQKMGMEEPPAIGIANAGVGGAGASAAGAAAAGKEEAKKQEKTVFELRLDSYEAASKIKVIKEIRVFTDLGLKEAKDLVEKAPTVIKKGLSKEEAEQIIEKMKAVGAKVVME; encoded by the coding sequence ATGAGCTTTCTCCTCCGTTCTGGCGGCCgccaccgcctcctcctcctctcctcctcctcctcctccagcgcGATCCGATGTCTCCGCCGCTTCTCCCCAGCGGGTGCCGCGGCGAAGGATGACTCGGATGACCTCGAGCCCATCGACCCGCGGAAGCTCCCCGCCGACTACGACCTCGCCACCTTCGACCCGGCGGCCCCACGGCGGAGCCCCCCTACCGAACGCGTCTGGCGTCTCGTCGACGAGATCGCCGCCCTCTCCCTCGCCGACGTCGCGGAGCTCTCCTGCATCCTCCGGCAGAAGATGGGCATGGAGGAGCCCCCGGCGATCGGCATCGCCAACGCCGGCGTCGGCGGGGCCGGGGCGTCCGCCGCAGGTGCGGCGGCGGCCGGAAAGGAGGAGGCAAAGAAGCAAGAGAAGACGGTGTTCGAGCTGAGGCTGGACTCGTACGAAGCGGCGTCCAAGATCAAGGTGATCAAGGAGATCAGGGTATTCACCGACTTGGGGCTGAAGGAGGCGAAGGATTTGGTGGAGAAGGCACCCACGGTGATCAAAAAGGGGCTCTCCAAGGAGGAGGCGGAGCAGATCATCGAGAAGATGAAGGCCGTTGGCGCCAAAGTCGTGATGGAATGA